In Saccharothrix violaceirubra, the following are encoded in one genomic region:
- a CDS encoding sensor histidine kinase yields the protein MRSRSYLMILLGCLGLVCLAWLMWAMRHTPPPSLPVMVLVMLMAIGLAVVPWAVLVSARLADEEARALHLRGAFVAACTVTAGIWISLVVIRRESHLQTATAIVSVLAAGAVLLVGGVALPWLFLMARTLTRERAARIRAEERSEMAAHLHDSVLQSLTLIQKRSAQQEVRRLARSTERDLRSWLYGTKTDDPDDFAMAVTATAATIEDTFAITVEVVTVGTCRVDERTSAVVGAIREALTNAARHSGADKVSVYAEVVDIEMLVLIRDRGRGFTRKDTTSAHHRGIADSIEHRVRQYGGVAAIRSTPGEGTEVELRMIVAH from the coding sequence GTGCGTAGTCGTTCGTATCTGATGATCCTGTTGGGCTGCCTGGGTTTGGTATGCCTGGCCTGGCTGATGTGGGCAATGCGCCACACCCCACCCCCGAGCCTCCCGGTGATGGTGCTGGTCATGCTCATGGCGATAGGACTCGCAGTGGTCCCCTGGGCCGTGCTGGTCTCGGCACGGCTGGCCGACGAGGAGGCCCGAGCCCTGCACCTCCGAGGCGCCTTCGTGGCAGCCTGCACGGTGACGGCGGGAATCTGGATCTCGCTCGTGGTGATCCGCCGGGAGTCCCATCTCCAGACGGCCACGGCGATCGTGTCCGTACTCGCCGCCGGCGCGGTGCTGCTGGTGGGTGGAGTGGCACTGCCATGGCTGTTCCTCATGGCACGCACCCTGACCCGCGAGCGCGCGGCACGCATCAGGGCCGAGGAACGCAGCGAGATGGCGGCGCACCTGCACGACTCGGTGCTCCAGTCACTGACCTTGATCCAGAAACGCTCGGCACAACAGGAGGTCCGCCGACTGGCCCGCAGCACCGAACGCGATCTGCGTTCGTGGCTTTACGGCACGAAAACCGACGACCCGGACGACTTCGCCATGGCCGTCACCGCCACGGCGGCCACGATCGAGGACACGTTCGCGATCACCGTCGAGGTGGTCACGGTCGGCACCTGCCGCGTGGACGAACGAACCTCAGCCGTGGTCGGAGCCATCCGCGAAGCCTTGACCAACGCGGCCCGACACTCGGGCGCCGACAAGGTGTCCGTCTACGCGGAGGTGGTCGACATCGAGATGTTGGTACTGATCCGCGATCGTGGACGCGGCTTCACGAGGAAGGACACCACTTCGGCACACCACCGGGGCATCGCCGACTCCATCGAGCACCGCGTGCGCCAGTACGGGGGAGTGGCCGCGATCCGCTCCACCCCCGGCGAGGGCACCGAGGTGGA
- a CDS encoding peroxidase family protein: MTTALRKRTPPMVLVAVVAAQLLATTAATAAAAHGPRDFEVQSYDGSGNNRAHPEWGRAGEAYPRVAPAHYADGIGAQVAGPAPRRVSNRVFDSRGQNLFSPRGVSQWSTAWGQFVDHTFGLRANSAERGTVRFDPADPLERFTSDLPTMPFSRSTVVPGTGVTTPRQQPNTLGSYLDAYAVYGADPARLEWMREGPVDGDPTNNGARLLLPADMLPRRDARGDTTTAPGMDTALGATARLAVAGDIRANENIALLAVQTLFAREHNRIVARLPEALGEETRFQLARRVVIATQQWITYQEFLPSLGVRLKPYQGYRPTVDAGIGNEFATVGYRAHSMVADEITVTTEATRYPAEVRETLRAQGVRITDLADGRLELTVPPSIIIFNPDLLDRLQLGPVLQGLGARPQARNDELIGDVVRSVELRSPDCPPTCLKAVLDIAAFDIERSRDHGMPSYNDLRRAYGLTPKPTFRAITGEATESFPTDPELTPGAEIDDPNSLDFVKLYDARGATLEPGTEAAKTSAVRGVRRTTTAARLKALYNGDMSTVDAFAGMMSEPPVPGTEFGELQLAIWKRQFEALRDGNRFHYQNDPVLSLLNQRYGIDYRQSLTTLIAKNTDIPRNHLPQNPFFTH; encoded by the coding sequence ATGACCACAGCTCTCCGCAAGAGGACCCCGCCGATGGTGCTGGTGGCGGTGGTCGCGGCCCAACTCCTGGCCACGACCGCTGCCACCGCTGCCGCCGCACACGGTCCGCGCGACTTCGAGGTGCAGAGCTATGACGGCTCGGGCAACAACCGGGCCCATCCCGAGTGGGGCAGAGCCGGCGAGGCGTACCCGCGCGTGGCGCCAGCGCACTACGCAGACGGGATAGGCGCGCAGGTCGCGGGTCCGGCACCGCGCCGCGTCAGCAACCGCGTGTTCGACAGTCGCGGGCAGAACCTGTTCTCACCGCGCGGGGTGAGCCAGTGGAGCACGGCGTGGGGCCAGTTCGTGGACCACACCTTCGGCCTGCGGGCCAACTCGGCGGAGCGGGGCACAGTCCGCTTCGACCCGGCCGACCCGCTCGAACGCTTCACCAGCGACCTGCCGACCATGCCGTTCTCCCGCAGCACGGTGGTGCCGGGTACGGGCGTCACGACGCCGAGGCAACAACCGAACACCCTCGGCTCCTATCTCGACGCGTACGCCGTGTACGGCGCCGACCCGGCCCGCCTGGAGTGGATGCGCGAGGGTCCGGTGGACGGCGACCCGACCAACAACGGCGCGCGCCTGCTCCTGCCCGCCGACATGCTGCCCCGCCGCGACGCGCGCGGCGACACCACGACCGCGCCGGGAATGGACACGGCGTTGGGTGCCACCGCACGCCTGGCCGTGGCGGGGGACATCCGCGCCAACGAGAACATCGCCCTGCTGGCCGTGCAGACCCTGTTCGCCCGCGAGCACAACCGCATCGTCGCCCGACTGCCAGAGGCGCTCGGCGAGGAGACCCGCTTCCAGTTGGCCCGCCGCGTGGTGATCGCGACCCAGCAGTGGATCACCTACCAGGAGTTCCTGCCCAGCCTGGGCGTGAGGCTGAAGCCGTACCAGGGCTACCGGCCGACCGTGGACGCCGGCATCGGCAACGAGTTCGCCACCGTCGGCTACCGCGCACACAGCATGGTGGCCGACGAGATCACGGTGACGACGGAGGCCACCCGCTACCCGGCCGAGGTCCGGGAAACCCTGCGCGCACAGGGCGTCCGCATCACCGACCTGGCCGACGGCCGCCTGGAACTGACCGTGCCCCCGTCGATCATCATCTTCAACCCGGATCTCCTGGACCGCCTCCAGCTGGGCCCCGTGCTCCAGGGCTTGGGCGCCCGCCCGCAGGCCCGCAACGACGAGCTGATCGGCGACGTGGTCCGCAGCGTGGAACTCCGCTCGCCCGACTGCCCGCCCACCTGCCTCAAGGCCGTGCTCGACATCGCCGCGTTCGACATCGAACGCTCCCGCGACCACGGCATGCCGTCGTACAACGACCTGCGCCGCGCCTACGGCCTGACACCCAAGCCGACGTTCCGCGCCATCACCGGCGAAGCCACCGAGTCATTCCCCACGGACCCCGAACTGACCCCGGGTGCGGAGATCGACGACCCGAACTCCCTGGACTTCGTCAAGCTGTACGACGCCAGGGGCGCAACACTGGAACCAGGCACCGAAGCCGCCAAGACCTCGGCGGTAAGGGGAGTCCGCCGCACCACCACAGCCGCACGCCTGAAGGCACTCTACAACGGCGATATGTCCACAGTGGACGCATTCGCGGGCATGATGTCCGAACCTCCGGTCCCCGGAACCGAGTTCGGCGAACTGCAACTGGCAATCTGGAAACGCCAGTTCGAAGCCTTACGCGACGGCAACCGCTTCCACTACCAGAACGACCCCGTGCTCTCCCTGCTGAACCAGCGCTACGGCATCGACTACCGCCAATCACTGACCACCCTGATAGCCAAGAACACCGACATCCCCCGCAACCACCTACCCCAGAACCCCTTCTTCACCCACTGA